A window of Salmo trutta chromosome 5, fSalTru1.1, whole genome shotgun sequence contains these coding sequences:
- the LOC115195013 gene encoding LOW QUALITY PROTEIN: butyrophilin-like protein 2 (The sequence of the model RefSeq protein was modified relative to this genomic sequence to represent the inferred CDS: substituted 1 base at 1 genomic stop codon): MKTFPTSAAWCLGILFISVSLITTGSSEVQVVALAGDDVVLPXSLKPSVSAKTMMVRWTRFFPRLEVVHLYLDGRDSNVGQSPFYRRRTSMFNEELKNGNVSLKLTRVTLSDAGRYRCFIQTRKETTVQLIVGAVSQPVISIDGTKGLGVVLKCESGGWFPEPEMEWLDSSGTILPADGPPERHRDPEGLYTVRRHVTVNQTDTNKFITIILMDLILYERNQPLSGDQSSTSCTG, encoded by the exons ATGAAGACCTTTCCGACCTCGGCGGCCTGGTGTTTAGGGATTCTGTTCATCAGTGTTTCATTGATAACGACAG GGTCGTCTGAGGTTCAGGTTGTTGCCTTAGCTGGTGATGACGTCGTTCTACCATAATCCCTGAAACCCAGTGTCAGCGCTAAGACCATGATGGTGAGGTGGACAAGATTTTTCCCGAGATTGGAAGTCGTCCATCTTTACCTTGACGGTCGAGACTCCAATGTGGGGCAGTCTCCATTCTACAGGAGAAGGACATCAATGTTTAATGAAGAACTGAAGAACGGCAACGTCTCCTTAAAGCTGACCAGAGTTACTCTCTCTGATGCTGGAAGATACAGGTGCTTCATTCAAACACGGAAGGAAACCACAGTTCAACTCATTGTTG GTGCTGTATCTCAGCCAGTGATCTCTATTGATGGAACTAAAGGTTTGGGGGTGGTCCTGAAGTGTGAGTCTGGGGGCTGGTTTCCTGAACCTGAGATGGAGTGGCTGGACAGTTCTGGAACCATCCTCCCTGCTGATGGACCtccagagagacacagggaccCAGAGGGCCTCTACACTGTGAGACGACATGTCACCGTGAACCAGACTGACACCAACAaatttattactataatactgatgg ACCTCATACTGTATGAGAGGAACCAGCCTCTGAGTGGAGACCAGTCCTCTACtagctgtactgggtag